The DNA sequence TCTGAGCCTGCACAGCGAccacggctcggctcggccgCGGCTCGGGGGGTGCTACCGAACCGGGGCCGCGACCACCGGGCAGCGCCACCTGTGCCTCGGGTATTCCTTTGGGAGCGACTCCGGGTCCCGCGGCCGCAGCCCCTCGGGGcgggacagacacacggaccCGGTCCTGCCCCAGCGGGACGCGCCCCGAGCCCGGGCCCGCCCCTCCCACAGGCCCCGCCCCGAGCTtggccccgctccgcccccgccccgccccagcccggccccgcccagCGCGCTGCAGCCCGgcggccgccagggggcgcttGCCCAAGCGCCCGCTGCGGCCCAGCGCCCTGAGGCGGCGCGAGGCGGGGCGCGCTCCGCTCCGCGCCaggcccgccccgccgcccaTTGTCCCCGCGCCGCCCCTCGCCCCGGTGCCGGTGCTGAGTCACGGCTCGCTCCGCGCTGCCCGGAGCCGTAGGTGTCGTGGAGAGCCTGCTGGCCACCGCCTGAGCAGCGCCATGGCGACGGAGGGCGCCCGCGCCCTGCTGGAGGGCGCCGGCAGGCTCACCCTGCAGACCGGCAACCTGCTCAACTGGGGCTGCCTGCGCAAGAAGTGCCCGGCCACCCCCGGCGAGGAGGTGAGGGGCGGGCCGGGGCTTCCCTTCGGGGCAGCTCGGCGGAGACTTGCCCTGGGCCGAGGGGCCTGGCCCGGGCCGCGGGCGGGCCGGCGGCTGAGAGGGCTCCGGGGACCGCTTCCCGGGCGGTCCCTGCGGCGTCCGGAGCGGGACTCGTTCCGGCGGGACACGGCGTGGCCCGTGCCCGTCACGGCGAGGAGGGGCTCTGGCTCCCCAGCGATCCGCTTGCCGGTGCCCTCGGGAGGCGCGAGATGGGAATGGCAAAACAGAGttctgcttgtttgttttcGTCCGTTTGTTGTGTTCTGCCGTGGTGGGAGGTCGGGCCCCCGTGCCCCCGGAAGGACTTTGCACTGAGAAAGAGCGATCCCAGCCTTCTGATCTTGGGAATGAAGGattaaaacacaaatttaaGTACTGTCTGTAATAGCAAAGGGGATCCGTTATACTTCTATAGTAAGATAAAAATATGCATATGTATGAGCTTGCATTACAGATTATGAAAATTCTCTGTGAAGTTAATGTGAAGTTAATTTGATTTCTCGGTAGTGACAGGTCTTGGGGAAAGTAGCCTTCTGTGTTCTTTGAAGCGTAGAGCTGTCATTCTTTGTTAAGAAATTGAAAAGAACTTTTTAACCACCACTTCAAAAGTATTACCCTTAGCGGTATGTGTCAATACTTAAAACAATTCTCATAAAATGTCTAGAGATCCTATGGCAATGAACTTTAGAACACTGTATTTGCTGTTTCATCATGACACAGTAATCTCAGAATGATAACTTACTAATTAGAAAAGCTATGAGTTTGGCTGATTATTGCTATGTAGGGACACCAGTGATAACCTAGAAGTTGGTTGGTTGCATATTAATCATGCACAAGTGGAAGAAAGTTGTCGGGGGGGATGATGtaacaagaaggaaaaattcaTCATACTGTTGTTTAGCTGTCATGTGGTCATAACGTTTTATTTGGCCTGGTTGCTTATTAAACATTCTGTGATCTGTGTGAAGTAGGGCTGGATTCTGTAACAAAGGCATCGCTGTGTCATGATGGGTGCGCTTGTGTGGGTAGTTTCTGGAGGGAAATGTGTATAACTGATAGTTAGGGTATTGAAATTCACTTGTTTACAGAGGAATCTGCTGGCTTTCCTGAGTTGCTGGACTTCCAAAAGCAAATAATTGGTATTATTTGCAATCAGCTTTTAACTCCTCTATTTGGTGTAGTCAGTTCTCAGCAGCAGAATGTAAGCTAAAATTTTGCAAACTGTGAGCCCCAGTGTTAGGGGATGCAGCTGTGTTTGGAAAAGCTGATCAAAGCAGTGGAATACACTGCTGTATCCGCATGGCCTGAGGGCAAGGGAGTGGTGTGCTTTGGAGTCAGAGGCCTGTGCATAGGAACTGCAATGGAGATATGTCCTGTGACAGTTGCAAGgcagaaacataaaaatttaGTACTGtcctcagaaaggaaaagataatGCCATAAATTGTATCAAAATAGGATAAAGAGTTATTTTATTAAAGGGTTATTGTGTTTAGCTATGTACTGGGGGAGGAGTCAATTCTTGCCTTTTGGGTCGGGGGTTTTAATGGTATTTTAAACGATGGAAGGAATGTATAGTATTTGTGTTCACAAAGAATTGTTCCTGTACTGTGTCTGATATCAGGCAGGGATGTTGAATTCTAGTTTGTGCATGGTATTAGAGCTCCCTGAGTTGGGAGTCATGGGAAATGGCTGTTTAGTGGTACACAAAGTAGGTATGCACACAGTTATAAAATACACTGTGGAAAGTGAAGtaaagcagcagctggtggaaGCGCTCCTACAGGTGGCAGTCAGACAGTACCTGTATGTAACTCCTGAGATGCATCAGAGGGAAGCTACAGCACTGCTACAGCTGCAGCACTGTATAAAATTAGTTAGCTGATTTAATAGTTATGTCTTACTATGTTCAAGAAAATCCATGATCACAATCTTAGTCGAGTTTATTTTGCATCTGTGGATGAAGGAGAAGTGCAAGTGTGGGGTAGGATCTGTAGGTTCCCCCTACAGTAATGAAGGACTTAAAAGCATTAGTGGTTTGACACAGTGGAGTAGGTAGACAGTAAATGGGAAGGGTTATATGCATCTTGAAAAGAGAAGTAATTAATAGAATGAGTATTTAGTGGTTGATTGTAAAGTCTCATTTCTACAGTGTCACAGCACTTCTGCTCTTGTCTGACTACCTTGTAACTTAGGAATTTCtgcacaaaaaatcccaaacccaaaaaccccaaacagcccCATGTCCTAGTTCTTGCTTGCTTAGCATTGTATTTTCCTTTGAAGATGGCATTGGTCTGAGAAATGACTGAAGTACAGTACTTATATTACTGCTAAAACCCTatgaaaaaggagagaaaaatatgtAAGTAAACTAGCTTGAGCAAGTTTCAGATAGAAGCTATGAAGGAAGAATCTTCCGTGGGATGGTGTCTTTAGTTCAGCTGTGCAGTCTCTCCTACACatctctgtgtttgtgtgtggcTGGAACATACCCACACTTCAAGGTGATAAAATGTTTTGTAGGTGCGGGACTGCATCCAGAAAACACTGACTGAGTGGAGCTCAAAGATCGGCCAAGACCAAAATCAGGTAGGAGAGATGTTTTGCATCTTATCCATCTTACATGTGAAACCAGAGAAATAGGTAGTTGGTTACACTTCTAAAATTTACAGTAACTATTAAATTGCTGTAAAAGTATCTGCAGCTCCAGATACCATGAAGGAATATTTCTTAACTCCCCTTCTTTCCTTAATGTTTAGTAACTTCAGAGAGGTTAAGAAATATCAATGTAAAGAGAGAATCCTGTTGATGGCAGATAAGACActtattgaaaataaaagcagtggtctgtaaaattttaaattaattataggggcaagtaaaaaataaataaaatctgtataCCATAGCAGTTTGCTAACATGCTTGTTAAAACTCAGTAGAGAATTCTCGGAACTAGGGAGATCACAGATGGCTGAAGACCAGCCCATTTGGAGGGGAGCTCTGAAGCATCTTTGTCtcagaaatatttgtgaaaatgcAGAAGTGGCATTGCTTTTTCCCTTAAGAGCTAAAGACTTCCACATAAGTCTTAAAGCCACAGACACGAACATCTGACATGAAGATCTTGGTGCATTTGCCTGCTTCTCTTCCACTTTTGCTTCTGAAATTCAGCTAAACAGTAATAGGCCCCCACTAAATTTATTATTTGCTCTGTGAAATAGTAGCatgtttcagggaaaaaaaaagtacccaaaatcaaaacaataacaataaaCCTAAAATATGATAGtttcttcaggttttttcccagttcttgTATCATGGGGACATCAGCTGCATGTTGCTACATTCCAGACTGAAGTGTGTGAGGCAGTTATTGCTGAATGATTTGTGCAGGAACTAATGATTGCTCAAGaagacaacaaaaacaaacatctGTCTCTGTTTGGTGTAGTTATCCATTTAAAGTAGATTATTTAGTGTAAGCTAGGTTTTACTGTAAGAACATGTTACTTTGCgtaattccaaattctctcaTGAATTATATTGATatctaataattttttaaaaaattaagttttgtttaaaatgctgACTGTATGGAGTAACTCAAAGGCCAACTTGAGAATCCTTTGGTAGTGCAGCAAAAATTAGCAAAGCATTTTTGCTTGGGGAAGAGTGTAGAGTGTGCCTGTAATACTGTCTGATGTAGGTAAATACTAAGGAATTCACCTTGTGCCAGCTGACATGAGATGTCAGCCTAATCCTTAATGAGGTCAGGGGGTGAAATAATTACTGTCTTAAATCAGTATTTTACAGCATTTTCACTGTAGGTTTTTCATAAGATTCACTGAAATTACAAAATACTTTTATGCAAAGATGTTCCCATCCAACACTCAAACCTCCTAATTCTGATGGGGTTCTTTTCAACTGGTCACAaggcttttttaaaacaaagtccTTTGAATTGGCACAGCAGTCTTTCTACATTGTAAAATCATAACTACTAGAACTACTGAATCTTGTTCCCATAATTCTaatcagtaatttttattttctgtattaggGTCATATAGCGCCTTTCATATATCTTCATTATTTTGACATCCCCTCAGTGATCAAGAAGCCTTGGGTtactttctttctgtctttgcaTTTTTCTACTATTTTTGTTTCTAACTGCTGTAAGGcacttggttttttttctttttttgtttctttttttttctttcttcttttttttttcttttttttaattacttaaaaACATTCTTCAGGAGCTTACGGTCTCCTCTCAATGAGTTGCTCCTAAGTCTCATGTACTTACTACAGGAAACATTGGAGGTTCTGGAATGTACTGTAGCTCAAGctatagaaaaaataaatcctgaagaAAGGGATGAGTTGAAAGTGTCAGGTAAGAACATAGTCAAAAATCCGTGGCATGGAAAGGTTTCATATGCAGTCGTTAATAGGATATTCatgtatgggtttttttttctctcttttataaTTGCAGAATCAAACTACACTATTGCACACTTGTTGTTCCTAAACGTTGGCTAAGAAAGTCTTGAATTagtatttcagattttaaagcAGCTCGGCATTTTTCTAGTTTAACTTATATcacctcaaaatattttaaatgtattctGTGAATCTTTGACATTTTTGAAGCAAAATATTACAGATAATACTGGAATTAAGAAATAGCATTGGAAGCACATTTATTTGCATAATTTTTCCAGGTTGAATATGATGAACTTGAAGGAGGCAGTCCAAACTAACACTAGTACATTTTGAGTCTCAGTAAGTTGTGAAGAAGTCTGTTTGTACTAttacatttggggtttttatacAGGTTGTTACTGTTATTGCTTCGTGTCTTGATGCTTTACAGCTTATTACATCATCTGACTGGATGATTTCTTGTTCTGAGACTGCACAACAACATTGAAATTTAAGAGAATGGGGTCTTTATTGGGCAGTCACCTTTCAAAaagttggggatttttttaggtaATTGGTGTATATTCTAAAAATCTTTTACCCAGAAACCCATTAATAGTGTGTATAGCAAAAGTAAATGGCTGTATATTAGTAATACCTGGCTTGTTTAGTTACTGATTCCAATTTGTTTGAAACTAGCAAAGCTTTTCATCGTTGGATCAAACTCTTCATCGATCAGAGATGCAGTTGACCTGGGTAAGTTTGGAACTTAAACTCaagttaaaatttcttttttactcTAGAACTTAGATGGAAAAAGTTCTAACAGTATTTCTAAGAGGTGTATTTAGTCACTGTCACAAGTATCTCCTGTTTTCCTATTAGGGAAGACTTAGTTAATCAAGTCTATTTGCACAATAATTCAGTCAGTAAACTTACTAACTGGATCACCGTGACCTTGGATCCACATAGTGAAATCTGATTCCTTGCTACAAGCAGGAGCaagtttttattctttcatgCAAAACTTGTTAAAAAGTAAATAGCATGTGATGTTTTAATAGCAGTGAAACAGCTTGCCAGTTCTTGTTAGTTGCATTTAACATCATGAACTTAGGTACTAACTGCGTAGTCTTTCAGAGATTATTTAGGAAATGAAATAATGCTGCAAGTAGCTGAGGAAACAGCTAAGTTTTACCGAAAATATTATACAATGTCTCTACATAAGTTGTGTTGTCCTTAAGTAGCAGTAATTGTGAGCAACACTGAACTTAAGTGTTTTGGAATATTGTTTGGCTTAAGGGGTGACCAAAGAAGAAAGGCTCAGATATCATTATTTTATACTGATAGCCCAGTTAATAGcctgtttattttcagttttactaCCATTTGTCAAACATACAATAATGGACTCCTcttcttgaagaaaataattaatttagcTAGGTAGTTCTATTCCGTTTACCGTGCTGAAGAGGCCTCATGACTTGCATTTTTCCTGAAGTTCAGTGAGACTCCAAGACTTACTCTTTTCTCTGGCAAATTAAGTCTCTGTATTTGGTGTTCTTTAAGTCAAACTCCTCACACATATCAAGTACTTTTCCAAATCCATGTCCTGTACTTGAGTTATAGTTCAGAGTGAAAGctacaaattttaaaagaaattcagaGTGAAGGGATAGAGAATTGTTTGTCTTCAGtgtcttcagagaaaaatactgttctaacattaaaaaggaggaaaaagattaatgcttttgttcattttctgctggttttggtttttgctgttttctttcctaaGACCTAGAATTTGTAGCTGTATGCTTGAATCTTTGCTAAAAAGGCTGTGTTATTATTCTTGACTGCATATACACTCAGTTTCAAATGGTGAATGGAGAGCAGAGTGAAGCAGGAggtgtggcttttgctaaatttgAAGAGTCATGCTGTTTATGTTCATGTCTGACAAAAGATTTTGCAGTGTCTGTTCTTTTTCCTCAGCGTGTTCTGCCCTCGGAGTTGCTCAGTTAGACTCAGTCATTATTGTCCCACCTCCTGTTGAAGATGGAACTAACCTGTCCTTGGAATATTTGCAACCTTATTGGAAAGAACTTGAAAATCTAgttcaaaataaaaagattgTTGCCATAGGTACCTCTGACCTAGATAAGACGCTGTTAGAGCAGCTCTATCTGTGGGCACAGGTGAGAACCAACTTCCTACTCATAGCCTTTCTTAGGACAGAGTAACTGCTTGCTTTGTTGGCTGCCACATTATTACAAACTTCTGTTATAAATGGTTTTATATACAAAATACTAATTAGCCCTgttattttcaacattttctgCATGGTCATAATGTTCAAGGTGGGGGAGGCTCAAATATGACTGTTGCTTGTTCAGTGTTCTTTTGTACTGACCAGtgacagctggaaaacacaggTCTGTTCAGTAGCAGGTTCTTTGAAGTACTGAAGGTTTGTGTTTTGTATTCTTTTATGCTTAAGAAGGAGTACAAACAGTTCACTTAAACCTTCAGATTTAGTCCAGTGTCCCTGAAAACGTAGCGGTTTTTACTTTAAGCTGTGTTACAAAGGGAGGGATTTCCCCTtggaaaaattatgttttaatgGTAAGCTTAAACGTAAAGAGGAAGACAGGCTCTGAATGAAATGGCACAATACTTTGTTGTCCAGAGTGACTAATTCATAGCACCATAAAATGGGTTGAAAGGTCATTTCATTCCAAGCCTCCTGtcgtgggcagggacactttccactggaCCACATTGCTGGAAGCTCtatccaatctggccttgaacacttccagggatggggcagccatcCAGCACTTTTCtgtgcctcagcaccctcacagtgaagaatttcttcctaatatctaaacTAAGCCTGCCTTGTAAGTCTAAAGTGATTCCCGTTGTCTTAATACCATATGCCCTTgcaaaaaatccctctccagctcttttgtAGCCCCTTTAAAGTACCAGAAGGGACACTTAGGTCTCTCtggagccttcttttctccaggctgaacaatcccaactctctcagcctatTCCCATAGGAGATGTGCTCCAGTCACCTGATCATCTTTGTGACCCTCAGTGTTTTATGTACACTGAGAGAGGGCAATTGCAGGATTTAATTACCACCTGCATGGTGATCATGAATGCAGTTtgtgagaagagagaaaatcagTGGAAGagcatttcttttcatttgatCTGATTAAAGCACTTGGTCTGATTGAAGCACTTGGTATAAGACATGGAAGATTTCAAATTAATATATCCCTAACAAAaatgggtttggatttttttaaattggaagTCTTTTTCAACCTAACATTCCCATAATGCTTTTACTAGAGATGGGGAAataaagctgctgctgttttaggAGCACAGCAGACAGAAAGCCAGAGTGTAGTGGGTTAGCACTCATCTTGCTACGGCAACACCTAAAGTTAGATCCTACTCCTGTTTTGGGCTATGTGCTGCAGGGAgttgcagctgttgcagctgcCTACATTATTAATCATGCAGAATTAATTAGCCTTGCTAAGACTTCAAAACAATGCTCAActctcaaaacaaaacaaggcaaATTGTTCAAAGCAAAATTTCTGTTGTAATGGAGGAAACAGCTAGTGTAAGtacctttgtattttttttcttataaaagtATTTTGTTACTCTTAGGTGAAACCAAGTAGTAATCAGGTGAACCTAGCTTCTTGTTGTGTGATGCCACCTGATCTTACAGCATTTGCAAAAGAATGTGACATACAGCTGTTAACTCACAATGACCCCAAAGGTAAGACTTAGCCAATTAAGTTAACAGAAGACTTCTAAATGCATTTATTCAGTAGACGATCAAGAATAATCTTTTCCTGAGCTTCAGAGTTTGTTATATTTGAAGCCTGAACCAAGGACTCTAAAAGTCTCtcctttataaaatatttctgttaagCTTTTGCTGttgcttcttcctcttcccccccaccccttcTTGAAACAATCTTGCAGCCTTGGATAATTTCTTGAAATACTTCTaatcagagaaaataaagtaaatagaAGAACAACCTACTGAGAAATTTGTACTATGTTTATTTCTACAAAGTATGGAATTAAATGTCTTGCTGAAGACCAGTAAATGACAAATGAAAGTGTACTTGCCTGGAACTTGTGAGATAGATAGAAATGTTGATGGCCAGTTGATTTTTGAACAGTTTGGTAATATTAGATCTGTAAAATTACTATGCTTTAAGTAGGATTCTTTCAGTCTTGAGTTGTTAAAATAACATTATTACAAAAAGAGTTTCAAATACTTCACTTTTTTAATGCAGTGATTCATTTGctaaatgaatgaaaaaattgGAGGTTTTCCATTGAGCTGTAGAACTGAGTTACCAGCTCTCTACAATATTCTAGGATATAACATTCATTTCTCTCAAACATCATCAATCTTCATCACTCTTAAGAACACCTTAAGAGTGTTGAACATCTTAACACCTCGTTGGAATAATAAAGTCTTAAACAATATTTAGTTCATTCCTTCCCTACATTCTTGTTTATGACAAGTTGTTAATGATgataattttccttccttctccttcctttccactTGACCCCAGAGAAAAAAGTATGTGAAGCATTTCTTACGAGTATATACTTCATAGTACCACTGTTACAACTAATAAATTTCGTCAGTGCCTGAGCAGGATTTAtcactgctgtggctgcacacaAGATGAATCTCCATTCAATCTGACAATTTCCATGTCCTCTGAAGTCCAAATGCAACTTGCATTTTCATAAATAGTATCCATTGAAAGTCATGAAATTAAGGAGAAGAGGATTTGATAGAAAACAGCACAAGTTGTGATTCCTTTATATGTTGTTTGCTCAGCCTAACTTTTCTGTAATGGTCAGCTGAAGAGTATCGAGGCTATTTTCTGTTAGCATTCCTTACCAAAGACCTTGTTCCCTTGATGAAAATTCCATCAGAAACTAGGAGGATTTGTACTTGCcttctttctctgctttgtGGTATTTAAGCCCATTTTTCTTAAAGCTTTCTGGGCTTATGGTTATTATGAGACAGTTATGGGAGATACTATAAATGTTTGGTTTCCAGTGACTGCAGAGGTAACTCGTGTTAGATGAGTTAACAGGATGCTCAGTACTTTGCTGATTTCAGCCCTATGCTTTAGTCACCTCTGGTTTGTCTAGCTAGCTtctcaaatttcattttcattttctcccacTAATGACTCTGCTGATCAACTCCATCTGATATTCCAGAGTCTCAGTTTTGTGGGGCACACTCGGTGTTGCAAAAAAGAGTCCTGGAGACTTACTTTGTAATATTGGCTGCTTTTACCCTAAATGCATTCTGGAAGAGTGGATCTGAAGGGTATGTGGTACCATTTAAGATCTTGACTGTAGGAAGAGGCTTCTCTTACTAAGTGTTGTTTTTTGCAGCTGTTTGCATTATATTGTTTTAAGCACAAATATCCCTTTTTAACTTCAGAATTACTTTGTGAAGCAAGTTTCCAAGAAGTTCTCCAGGAAAGCATCCAGAACGTGAAAGCGAACAAGTGGATTCCTTTATGGCTTCTGCGGTATTCAGTCATTGTTAAAAGCAGAGGAATTATCAAGTCCAAAGGCTATATTGTACAAGctaaaagaaatgcatcttaagacactttttttttttttttgtaaaggcTGTTTAAATTTCTTTGGGATGGGGGAACATTGCATTTTTCATAGAAAGATTTTTACAGCATTTATAATGAACTACCAAAAGTTGTAATTATTCAGTGTGATGTCAGCAGGAGTGTCTGTAGTGTTCTAAcactatttttctttcttcactatCGATGGGTTCattcaaaatattaaatattttggggctttttttattaaagttaTCTATAGAGtaacagtttaaaataattttctttttatgacCAGTTCACTGTAAAAATTATCCTTATATTTTAGCTGCCATTAGGTAGTATGGAGAAACatatatttttggttttttaaaaaacaaatttctcTTAAATCATACTTAGCTGTTGGGTACACATTTCAAGCATTCAAGGACTAGCTTTTATAGAAAATTGTCATCTTTTATGATACGATACCCCCAAAAAATTAAGCTGGTATCTTATTTCTTGATATGTATATATAGGCAAGTCAGCTGTTTAATTTGTGGGCGTGGgaaaattggtttttttttaatagagtgGAAAGGACCCCTATGATTTAGAAGAAAATGCACCTTCCAAATTACTTTCTGACTGTTACTTGAATTCCTTCTGGCTTCTTTGTGCCTCGATACGCTTCATTTAGTGTTCGCACAAGTGTGATGGCATTTTTACTGtttgaaatagaaaatgtattaatagtgaatgtttaaaataagatttgaaAATAAGCGATGAAGAAATCTGTTAATCAAAGACTGAATTGTGCCTGTCTCCTTCTCAACTGTGGCTTGTTTCTTTGATACTTGTGAACTACGCAAGCAATTAGCCAAGTAGAATAGACAGTAAATGGTGATACTCTtcactaaaattaattttgcagatGCCCGGGAAACCTGTTGCTTGAGTGCCATTCAGGAAAGATGAAGCAAGGCTTAGCTTTAAGTTAGATCCCTTTCTGATTGACAGCAGCTTAGTGCACTGGCTTTTTAATCCCAGAGTTATTGCTGCAGCTAAGGCAAGGCTTAATGTTTAAGGCAAGGTTTAATGTAGTATTTCTATCAAAAAggccttttcctttccttggccTTTAAATCAGAGTAGATAGCAAAAGTTCAGCTTGTAGTTTAGCAGGAACTTTGATACCAAGTCTCTAAAATAGTAAATTAAGTTTCAATTTCAGACAGGGGCATGGCCTCATATTTGTAGTAGTCATTAACTTTGTTGTACATACTTTGAGATTTGGATTGTAAGGGAATCAATTTTCACCGACATCTTGCAAATTCTTTATATAGGCAGCAAGTGGAATTTGAATGCCTGTAGGTAGTGTCTGGAGTGTCAGCTTCCTATAATCCATTCCACTAAATTGAATGATGAAGGTTTTTCAAGGTACCTTAGTCCTCAAATATATTTGTAGTGGCAAATAGCTGGAAATTTTCTTGGCTTCTTCAGTTCTTTTGATAAATGAGAGACACAGGGAATTGCAACTAGTAATGCATCAAtaaaagtttggatttttttctcatcatAAAAATGTAGtggtttctttttaatgtgGGACCAGTGTGTATCAGAGTTCAAAGTAATATGGGTTTAATTTTAAACTTCCCTACTAGCTCTGTGTTGTGTGCTTATGGTTTAACCTCTGCCTGTAAGCTCTGTCTGTATTTGGCTGATTCTGTATCATATTAGACTTgtgtgtgtgcttttttttatattgaaatGCTACAAAACAGGAACTGTGCTAAACCAATGTAAAGGCTGCTCTAATGGGAACAAcgatttatttcctttctgtaaACTGCTAATAGTTTGCTTGCTGTAGAAAACTACCTTTTAATACCTTACGTGGTATTTCTAGAGTCACCAATAGCGTAACACTTTATCAAGTTGCCATTATCTCATTCGTTTGGTTTGCATCATGGTGGGCGAGAGGGGGTTTCCTTCCATGAAAAACCTGAAAGTTTAACTAAAATCTGAAATTACCGTAAGCTTTTTAGTGCAGCATTTTACACTGTCACACATTTTACACCTTCCCAAGTGCCTGCACCCGGCGATTCCTCCGCGTCCTGGCCCGCACCGCGCTGccccgcggggcggggccggaaCCTCGTTCCCTCCGCGGGGCCCGGAAGGGCGGGCGGCCGGAAGGAAGGCGGGCAGGGAGGAAGCGGCGGCTGCGGCGCGGCGGCAACATGGTGAACACCAGGCGGACGGCGGCGCGGCGCCGGGAGCCGGGGGCCCGGGCAGGCGGTGGCAGCAGCCCCGGCGGTCCCGGTGCCGATCCCGATGCCGGTGCGGCGgaggtgagcggggccgggagcggggcgggcggggcagCCTCCGCACGGAGCGCGGGGTCGGTGCGCGGCCGCGGAGCCCGGAGGGGCGGCGTCTGTGCGCCCGCTCGCCGTGCCCCTGCCGCAGCCGGCCCTGCGGGACGGAGCAGCCGCCGGAGGTCATTGGGCCATTTAGCGCTGGGGGTTAAAGGTAGGCTTATTTTTCTTTGCGTGACAGATCTTTCAGCATTTCTCTATGTCAGAATAATCATACCTAGTTTTGCGATTGCTGAGAGGCCAGTTTGTTCGTAGAcctaaaatttattttggacACCATTTTGGGGCACATTTTGACAGTTGATAGTATTTAGTGGTTTATAGTTGTCTTATATATAGATTCAaatatctctctctctctatatatatatgtatgttcAAAGACTATAGAAGACTTTGAAtatttctgaacattttttctggatttgcttTTCCTGACAACTTCACGTAACTTTTTAGAATTAGAGGatatttgtttatatttcttAAAGGATGTATGTGTTTCTTCTCATGCCCTGACCAAGATACAGTAGAGAGATAAGCAAGTGATGGTTTGTTAAGACTTCTCCCACATAGATAGGGCTACAC is a window from the Poecile atricapillus isolate bPoeAtr1 chromosome 7, bPoeAtr1.hap1, whole genome shotgun sequence genome containing:
- the GCLM gene encoding glutamate--cysteine ligase regulatory subunit, with translation MATEGARALLEGAGRLTLQTGNLLNWGCLRKKCPATPGEEVRDCIQKTLTEWSSKIGQDQNQETLEVLECTVAQAIEKINPEERDELKVSAKLFIVGSNSSSIRDAVDLACSALGVAQLDSVIIVPPPVEDGTNLSLEYLQPYWKELENLVQNKKIVAIGTSDLDKTLLEQLYLWAQVKPSSNQVNLASCCVMPPDLTAFAKECDIQLLTHNDPKELLCEASFQEVLQESIQNVKANKWIPLWLLRYSVIVKSRGIIKSKGYIVQAKRNAS